Proteins from a genomic interval of Sporolactobacillus sp. Y61:
- a CDS encoding putative DNA-binding protein translates to MLEKVLRVNALYDFYQPLLTPKQQEYLDLYYLNDLSLGEIAERCQVTRQAVYDNLKRAEHALEAFEEKLGLFRKYQSRQSLIRELRTEAGKMDSDDRRIVDSVLDRMEKLD, encoded by the coding sequence ATGCTTGAGAAGGTTTTACGAGTCAATGCCCTATATGATTTTTATCAGCCGCTTCTCACCCCTAAACAACAGGAATACCTGGACCTTTATTATCTCAATGATCTTTCGCTGGGTGAAATTGCCGAGAGATGCCAGGTTACCAGACAGGCAGTATATGATAACCTGAAACGGGCGGAACACGCACTGGAAGCCTTCGAAGAAAAATTGGGGCTTTTCCGGAAGTACCAGTCACGACAGTCTTTAATCCGGGAATTACGTACGGAAGCAGGCAAGATGGACAGTGATGATCGCCGGATAGTAGATTCGGTTCTCGACCGGATGGAGAAATTGGATTAG
- the rpsP gene encoding 30S ribosomal protein S16, protein MSVKIRLKRMGAKKRPFYRVVVADSRAPRDGRFIEEIGTYNPVSTPKAFDVDEEKALDWLKKGAQPSDTVRNLFSRKGLMEKFHHAKFQR, encoded by the coding sequence ATGTCAGTTAAAATTCGTCTGAAACGTATGGGAGCAAAAAAACGTCCATTTTACAGAGTCGTTGTTGCCGATTCACGTGCGCCGCGTGACGGCCGTTTTATCGAAGAAATTGGAACTTATAATCCGGTATCCACACCCAAGGCTTTTGATGTGGACGAGGAGAAAGCACTGGACTGGCTGAAGAAAGGTGCACAGCCATCCGACACGGTCCGTAATCTCTTCTCCAGGAAGGGACTTATGGAGAAATTTCATCATGCTAAATTCCAGAGATAA
- the sucC gene encoding ADP-forming succinate--CoA ligase subunit beta produces MNIHEYQGKQLLKQYGVAVPRGFVAFTPDEAVEAAQKLQSAVTVVKAQIHAGGRGKAGGVKIAGSKKEVHDFAEELLGKILVTHQTGPEGKEVKRLLIEEGSDIEKEYYLGLVLDRSSSQVTVIASSEGGMDIEQVASVAPDKIYREAVDPFLGLTPFQARRIAFDIGIPKKLVNKAVKFMLGLYQVFVDKDCSIAEINPLVVTKQGEILALDAKLNFDDNGLYRHKDVQAFRDLDEEDGKEIEASKFGLNYIALDGNIGCMVNGAGLAMATMDIIKSFHGEPANFLDVGGGASKEKVEAAFRLILSDPNVKGILVNIFGGIMKCDVIAEGIVAATEQVDLNVPLVVRLEGTNVARGKEILRQSGLDITPAHNMADAAEKIVTLVKSAAGGVAK; encoded by the coding sequence ATGAACATTCATGAGTATCAGGGAAAGCAACTGTTGAAACAGTATGGTGTTGCTGTCCCCAGAGGGTTTGTGGCGTTTACACCTGACGAAGCAGTTGAAGCAGCTCAAAAACTTCAGTCGGCTGTCACTGTGGTTAAAGCACAAATTCATGCAGGTGGAAGAGGAAAGGCCGGAGGAGTAAAAATTGCAGGAAGTAAAAAAGAAGTGCATGATTTTGCAGAAGAACTCCTTGGAAAGATTCTGGTGACCCACCAGACCGGTCCTGAAGGAAAAGAAGTGAAGCGCCTTTTAATCGAAGAAGGAAGCGATATTGAAAAGGAATACTATCTTGGTCTGGTACTTGACAGAAGTTCTTCACAAGTCACAGTGATCGCTTCTTCAGAAGGCGGGATGGACATTGAACAGGTTGCTTCCGTAGCACCTGACAAGATTTATCGTGAGGCGGTGGACCCCTTTCTCGGCCTGACCCCTTTCCAGGCACGCAGGATCGCTTTTGACATTGGAATTCCAAAGAAACTTGTCAATAAAGCGGTTAAATTCATGCTTGGACTTTATCAGGTGTTTGTTGACAAAGATTGCTCAATTGCTGAGATTAATCCACTGGTGGTCACAAAGCAGGGTGAGATTCTTGCCCTTGATGCAAAATTGAATTTTGATGATAACGGTCTTTACCGTCACAAGGATGTTCAGGCGTTCAGGGATCTGGATGAAGAAGACGGGAAAGAAATTGAAGCTTCAAAATTTGGCCTGAACTATATCGCGCTTGATGGAAATATTGGTTGCATGGTGAATGGAGCGGGTCTTGCGATGGCGACCATGGACATTATTAAATCTTTTCATGGTGAACCCGCCAATTTCCTTGATGTCGGCGGCGGTGCGAGTAAGGAGAAAGTAGAGGCTGCCTTCCGTCTGATCCTTTCTGACCCCAATGTTAAAGGCATTCTTGTCAATATCTTCGGTGGCATTATGAAGTGTGACGTCATAGCCGAAGGTATTGTTGCGGCGACTGAACAGGTTGACCTGAATGTCCCGCTTGTGGTCAGACTTGAAGGAACAAATGTGGCACGGGGTAAGGAAATCCTCAGACAGTCCGGCCTTGATATTACACCTGCGCATAATATGGCGGATGCTGCGGAAAAAATCGTGACACTGGTTAAATCAGCTGCAGGAGGCGTCGCAAAATGA
- the ffh gene encoding signal recognition particle protein, translated as MAFEGLSERLQATMKKIRGKGKVSESDVKQMGREIRLALLEADVNFKVVKSFVKRVQERAIGQEVLKSLTPGQQVIKVVKEELTALMGGEQTKFNFALKPPTVVLFAGLQGAGKTTSAAKLANYLRKSNNKKPLMIAADIYRPAAIKQLQTLGSQLNIPVFSLGDQVNPVDIVRRGLEEAGKEHNDLVLIDTAGRLHIDDTLMDELEKIKAVSHPDEVFLVVDAMTGQDAVNVASAFNERLDLTGVIMTKLDGDTRGGAALSIRSVTGTPIKFVGTGEKMDALEPFHPDRMASRILGMGDVLSLIEKAQANVDQEKAKEMEEKILSVSFTLDDFLDQIGQVRNMGPIQDLLAMMPGANKFKGMKNMQIDDKKIDQVEAIIRSMTVQEKNDPDMINASRRKRIALGSGTSIADVNRLLKQFKDMKRMMKQFMGSGGKGRKRRNPFNLPFT; from the coding sequence ATGGCATTTGAAGGTCTGTCTGAAAGACTACAGGCAACGATGAAGAAAATCCGTGGCAAAGGTAAAGTCTCCGAATCTGATGTAAAGCAGATGGGACGGGAAATCCGTCTGGCTCTTCTTGAAGCCGATGTTAATTTCAAGGTTGTTAAATCCTTTGTTAAACGTGTTCAGGAACGGGCAATTGGTCAGGAAGTGCTGAAAAGTCTGACACCCGGTCAACAGGTCATCAAAGTGGTTAAAGAAGAATTAACTGCACTGATGGGCGGTGAACAGACAAAATTTAATTTTGCATTGAAGCCGCCTACGGTTGTCTTGTTTGCCGGGCTGCAGGGTGCCGGTAAAACGACATCCGCTGCCAAGCTGGCAAATTATCTTCGCAAGTCGAATAATAAGAAACCGCTGATGATCGCTGCCGATATTTATCGCCCTGCTGCGATTAAACAATTGCAGACTTTAGGCAGTCAGCTGAATATCCCTGTCTTTTCGCTGGGCGATCAGGTCAATCCTGTTGATATTGTCCGCAGGGGACTTGAGGAGGCCGGTAAAGAGCACAACGATCTTGTCCTGATTGATACTGCCGGCCGGCTTCATATTGACGACACGCTGATGGATGAACTGGAAAAGATTAAGGCTGTCAGTCATCCGGATGAAGTTTTTCTTGTCGTTGATGCAATGACCGGACAGGATGCCGTCAATGTTGCCTCCGCATTCAATGAGCGTCTTGATCTCACAGGGGTTATCATGACGAAACTGGATGGGGATACACGCGGCGGAGCTGCTTTATCGATCCGCTCAGTGACTGGAACGCCGATTAAATTTGTCGGTACGGGTGAAAAGATGGATGCCCTTGAACCTTTCCACCCGGATCGAATGGCCTCCCGCATTCTTGGTATGGGTGATGTTCTCTCCCTGATTGAGAAGGCACAGGCCAACGTCGATCAGGAAAAGGCCAAAGAGATGGAGGAGAAAATTCTGTCCGTCAGCTTTACATTGGATGATTTCCTTGATCAGATCGGTCAGGTCCGTAATATGGGACCGATTCAGGATCTGCTTGCCATGATGCCCGGAGCAAACAAGTTCAAGGGTATGAAGAATATGCAGATTGATGATAAAAAAATTGATCAGGTTGAAGCTATTATCCGGTCCATGACCGTTCAGGAAAAAAATGATCCTGATATGATCAATGCCAGCCGGAGGAAACGGATCGCTCTTGGCAGCGGGACTTCTATCGCCGACGTGAACAGGCTGCTTAAACAATTCAAAGACATGAAACGCATGATGAAGCAGTTCATGGGCAGCGGCGGCAAGGGCAGGAAGCGTCGGAATCCCTTTAATCTGCCGTTTACGTAA
- the ylqF gene encoding ribosome biogenesis GTPase YlqF, with translation MTIQWYPGHMAKARRQMIERMKQIDVVIELVDSRIPEASRNPLVDEMASGKSRLLILNKADMADKLITQKWENYYERQGYIAHQADSRTGKGVSAIPEVVHRMTAGRRAKLEQKGFRPHADRALIIGIPNVGKSTLINRLAGRKIAKIGDRPGVTTAQQWIRAGNTMELLDTPGILWPKFKSHEVGLYLAATGAIKEDLLDFQEIAVFILKILIRRYPSQLSERYKLPPVNRSVTDENEQDLIVSLFDQIGRNRGCLMKGGSIDYDRTSELIVRDYRNQKLGHLTLQTPPV, from the coding sequence ATGACGATTCAATGGTATCCTGGTCATATGGCTAAGGCCAGACGACAGATGATCGAGAGAATGAAGCAGATAGACGTTGTTATCGAGCTTGTCGACAGCAGAATTCCGGAAGCTTCACGGAATCCGCTTGTTGACGAAATGGCCTCAGGAAAATCCAGACTGCTGATACTGAATAAGGCGGATATGGCCGATAAGCTCATCACACAAAAATGGGAAAATTATTATGAACGTCAGGGCTATATCGCCCACCAGGCAGACAGCAGAACAGGCAAGGGTGTATCAGCCATACCGGAAGTTGTTCACCGGATGACTGCCGGTCGACGGGCAAAACTGGAGCAAAAAGGATTCCGGCCGCATGCTGACCGTGCCCTTATTATTGGGATTCCCAACGTCGGCAAATCGACCCTGATTAACCGGCTTGCGGGGAGAAAAATTGCAAAGATTGGTGACCGCCCGGGCGTCACGACAGCCCAGCAGTGGATAAGGGCAGGCAATACAATGGAACTGCTCGATACCCCGGGGATTCTGTGGCCGAAGTTCAAATCTCACGAAGTCGGCCTGTATCTGGCGGCAACAGGGGCTATTAAAGAAGATTTGCTGGATTTTCAGGAAATAGCTGTTTTTATTTTGAAAATTTTAATACGCAGGTATCCGTCACAGCTTTCTGAACGTTATAAGCTGCCGCCTGTCAACCGCTCAGTCACAGACGAAAATGAGCAGGATCTGATTGTTTCTCTTTTTGATCAGATAGGCAGAAACAGGGGCTGCCTGATGAAAGGCGGCAGCATCGATTATGATCGGACGTCTGAGCTGATCGTCAGGGATTACAGGAATCAAAAGCTGGGTCATCTGACACTTCAGACCCCGCCGGTTTAA
- the rplS gene encoding 50S ribosomal protein L19 has protein sequence MSNVIDEITKEQLRTDVPDFRPGDTLKVHVKITEGTHERIQVFEGVVIKRHGTGISATFTVRKISYGVGVERTFPVNSPKIDKIDVVRLGKVRRAKLYYLRELRGKKARIKSR, from the coding sequence ATGTCTAACGTGATTGATGAGATTACTAAAGAGCAGCTGCGTACCGATGTCCCGGATTTCAGACCCGGAGATACACTAAAGGTACACGTAAAAATCACCGAAGGAACACATGAACGTATACAGGTGTTCGAAGGTGTTGTCATTAAGCGTCACGGTACCGGAATAAGTGCGACATTTACCGTAAGAAAGATTTCTTATGGTGTCGGTGTCGAACGGACCTTCCCGGTGAATTCGCCGAAGATTGATAAAATTGATGTGGTTCGTCTGGGCAAGGTTCGCCGGGCAAAGCTTTATTATCTCCGTGAACTCCGCGGTAAAAAAGCGAGAATCAAAAGCAGATAA
- the ftsY gene encoding signal recognition particle-docking protein FtsY, which translates to MNFFTRMKEKISGGTETATEKFRDGLSKTRKSFSDKMNNLVKRYRKVDEEFFEELEDILIESDVGMTTVLDLVEQLKDEAKTRNIKETEELKEVIIETLSGFLTKNKEETKLQMNPDGLTVILMVGVNGAGKTTTIGKLGYRLKKEGKTVLLAAADTFRAGAIDQLKVWGDRAQIDVIKHQEGSDPASVIYDAIKAAKSRGTDVLLCDTAGRLQNKVNLMKELEKIKRVIERECPGGLQEVLLVLDATTGQNALNQAKLFKKASNVTGIVLTKLDGTAKGGIVLGIRHELDIPVKLVGLGEKMNDLQVFDADAFLYGIFSDLFNTPDVKEK; encoded by the coding sequence ATGAATTTTTTCACCAGGATGAAAGAGAAGATCAGCGGCGGAACGGAAACGGCAACAGAAAAATTCAGAGATGGGTTAAGTAAAACCAGAAAATCGTTTTCTGATAAAATGAATAACCTGGTCAAGAGATACAGGAAGGTTGATGAAGAATTTTTTGAAGAACTGGAAGATATCCTGATTGAATCGGATGTCGGCATGACGACGGTTCTTGATCTTGTCGAACAGCTGAAAGACGAAGCAAAAACAAGAAATATCAAAGAAACCGAAGAACTGAAAGAAGTTATTATTGAGACGCTATCAGGTTTTCTGACCAAAAATAAAGAAGAGACAAAACTTCAGATGAACCCGGATGGATTAACCGTGATTTTGATGGTTGGCGTAAACGGTGCCGGTAAGACGACGACAATTGGCAAACTGGGCTACAGGCTCAAAAAAGAGGGGAAGACCGTTCTGCTGGCTGCAGCAGATACCTTTCGTGCCGGTGCCATTGATCAGCTGAAGGTCTGGGGGGATCGCGCGCAGATTGATGTGATCAAACACCAGGAGGGAAGTGATCCCGCATCGGTCATTTATGATGCGATAAAAGCCGCAAAGTCACGTGGTACGGATGTGCTTCTCTGCGATACAGCCGGTCGTCTGCAAAATAAAGTCAATCTGATGAAAGAGCTGGAGAAGATTAAGCGTGTCATCGAAAGGGAGTGTCCCGGCGGACTGCAGGAAGTACTTCTCGTTCTTGATGCTACAACCGGCCAGAATGCGCTCAATCAGGCGAAACTTTTTAAAAAAGCTTCTAATGTTACGGGTATTGTACTTACAAAACTTGACGGGACGGCAAAGGGCGGCATCGTTCTCGGCATCCGCCATGAACTTGATATCCCTGTCAAACTGGTTGGTCTCGGAGAGAAAATGAATGATCTGCAGGTTTTTGATGCTGATGCCTTTCTCTATGGAATATTCTCAGATCTTTTTAATACACCGGATGTAAAAGAAAAGTGA
- the smc gene encoding chromosome segregation protein SMC has protein sequence MFLKRLDISGFKSFADKTSVTFVPGVTAVVGPNGSGKSNITEAIRWVLGEQSAKSLRGSKMEDIIFSGSDARKAVNMAEVTLTLDNRDQYIPLDYSEIVVTRRVFRSGESEFMLNRQNCRLKDIVDLFMDSGLGKEAYSVIGQGKIDEILNSKSEDKRKIFEEAAGVLKYKLRKQAAAKKLVDSEDNLNRVEDILHELKNRLDPLEKQASVAKDYLAKKAELKQVDVALLVYDIDRIHHSWTEKKKRVQDLNRRKSELEKTLHETEERFQTMRERLDHFDQSIDECQSKLAEAGENLEKILGRQHVLKERKRHTEGSSQDLKERIEQLTRQLKEEQEQYKKAETVFLEERAKMQRLNKSLKEKQTKYTDFDQNLDEQIEKVKAEYIDVLNQQASMRNETRYLNDQHASISHKRSLTDEQIHAASKRVQEAESGRQLAERKLKEATAEGDLLRKALDDADSALEQQHNRYTKQKHALEKITRFIDQAESKKEMLEALKEDYAGFYQGVRMVLKNRHRLQGISGAVAELIRVDQAYQTAIEVALGGSSQSVVVADEASGRRAIHFLRKNQAGRATFLPLSVMRPRFLPVNERRQLEKRSGFIGTADELVTCDAKYLTVIRHLLGSVIIAETLEQANQLAHVMGYKFRIVTLAGDVVSPGGAMTGGSRKKNGSGLIGRNSEIETIKNQLREMRTKVRELKAQFSELKNTLSSDELKRGKLADSLKKNDEKMQNLRSHLFEAGAEEKSSRDNYQLLTREHGDYAAEENKINARLNKIKRITAENEEKEQALTARINQLTETSHHRMSARSALEKEITALKVETASQNQIVIHQQETVKQMKAHVEELTASIDALRSSAEGVDADLSDQVLSEEKLRMEAERSKREKEHLAALLKERKAKRTADHSEIAGLESEMKRDRGKYDHLTQAFQNEKVALERLDVQLDHLLDALREDYEMTIDRARENYRLKIDPEDARKKVKLIKRAIDELGTINVGAIEEYDHVLERYQFLTNQRNDLLKARETLEHVMTEMDREVARRFSETFTKIRSQFQMVFQELFGGGRADLKLIDPNDLLESGIEIFAEPPGKKLQRLSLLSGGERALTAIALLFAILKIRPVPFCVLDEVEAALDDANVDRYAEFLKNFSSETQFIVVTHRHGTMEHADVLYGVTMQESGISKLVSVRLEKTDELLQTGG, from the coding sequence ATGTTTCTGAAAAGGCTGGATATCTCAGGTTTCAAGTCCTTTGCCGATAAAACATCCGTGACATTCGTTCCCGGAGTGACAGCTGTTGTCGGGCCAAACGGGAGCGGAAAGAGCAATATCACTGAAGCGATACGCTGGGTACTCGGCGAGCAGTCGGCAAAGTCGCTGCGCGGTTCGAAGATGGAGGATATTATCTTCTCCGGAAGTGACGCGCGAAAAGCAGTTAATATGGCGGAAGTGACGCTGACCCTTGACAATCGCGATCAGTACATCCCGCTGGACTACAGTGAAATCGTCGTCACCCGGCGCGTATTCCGGTCGGGTGAAAGCGAATTTATGTTAAATCGTCAGAATTGCAGACTGAAAGATATTGTTGATCTGTTTATGGATTCAGGACTTGGGAAAGAAGCTTATTCTGTCATCGGACAGGGTAAAATAGATGAAATATTAAACAGCAAGTCGGAAGACAAGCGCAAAATATTTGAAGAAGCTGCCGGAGTACTTAAATATAAACTGCGGAAGCAGGCGGCGGCGAAAAAGCTCGTCGATTCCGAAGATAATCTGAATCGGGTTGAAGATATTCTTCATGAATTGAAAAACAGGCTGGATCCCCTGGAAAAGCAGGCTTCTGTTGCCAAAGATTACCTTGCAAAGAAAGCAGAACTCAAGCAGGTAGATGTTGCACTGCTCGTGTATGATATCGACCGGATTCATCACTCCTGGACGGAAAAGAAAAAGCGTGTTCAGGATCTGAATCGCCGCAAATCAGAACTTGAAAAAACGCTTCATGAGACAGAGGAGCGGTTCCAGACGATGAGAGAACGGCTTGATCATTTCGATCAGTCAATCGATGAGTGCCAGTCAAAACTGGCTGAAGCAGGAGAAAACCTCGAGAAAATTCTTGGCCGGCAGCATGTCCTGAAGGAAAGGAAACGACATACAGAAGGCAGTTCCCAGGACTTAAAAGAACGGATTGAACAGCTGACGCGTCAGCTGAAAGAAGAGCAGGAGCAGTATAAGAAAGCAGAAACTGTTTTTCTTGAAGAACGTGCGAAAATGCAGCGTCTCAATAAAAGTCTGAAGGAAAAGCAGACTAAATATACTGATTTTGACCAGAACCTTGACGAACAGATTGAAAAAGTGAAGGCTGAATATATTGACGTGTTAAATCAGCAGGCGTCTATGAGAAATGAGACCCGCTATCTGAATGATCAGCATGCTTCCATCAGCCATAAGCGATCTCTGACTGATGAACAGATCCATGCAGCGTCTAAACGGGTCCAAGAAGCAGAATCCGGAAGACAGCTGGCGGAACGGAAGCTGAAGGAGGCAACTGCAGAAGGGGACCTGCTGCGTAAAGCGTTAGATGATGCTGATTCTGCATTGGAGCAGCAGCACAACCGTTACACAAAACAAAAGCATGCTCTTGAGAAAATTACCCGTTTCATTGATCAGGCGGAATCTAAAAAGGAAATGCTCGAAGCGCTGAAGGAAGATTATGCAGGCTTCTATCAGGGTGTCAGGATGGTTCTGAAAAACAGACACAGGTTGCAGGGTATATCCGGGGCTGTGGCCGAACTGATTCGTGTGGATCAGGCGTACCAGACAGCTATTGAAGTCGCTCTTGGCGGCTCTTCCCAGAGCGTGGTGGTCGCCGATGAAGCATCGGGACGACGTGCCATTCATTTTCTCAGGAAGAATCAGGCGGGTCGTGCCACGTTTCTTCCTTTATCGGTGATGCGGCCCCGTTTTCTTCCGGTGAATGAGCGAAGGCAGCTTGAGAAGAGATCCGGCTTTATCGGCACGGCCGACGAACTCGTTACGTGTGACGCGAAATACCTTACCGTCATCAGACATCTTTTAGGTTCGGTCATTATTGCCGAGACGCTGGAACAGGCGAATCAGCTGGCCCATGTGATGGGATATAAATTCAGAATCGTCACGCTGGCCGGCGATGTTGTTTCTCCCGGCGGGGCCATGACAGGTGGAAGCCGGAAGAAGAATGGTTCAGGGCTGATTGGCAGAAACTCTGAGATTGAGACAATAAAAAACCAGCTCAGGGAAATGCGCACAAAAGTACGTGAACTGAAAGCGCAGTTTTCTGAATTAAAAAATACACTCTCTTCCGACGAGCTGAAAAGAGGGAAACTGGCTGATTCGCTGAAAAAAAATGATGAGAAAATGCAAAACCTCAGGTCCCATCTGTTCGAGGCCGGTGCTGAAGAAAAAAGCAGCAGGGACAACTATCAATTACTGACCCGGGAACACGGTGATTATGCGGCTGAGGAAAATAAAATAAACGCCAGACTCAATAAAATCAAGCGAATAACCGCCGAAAACGAGGAAAAAGAGCAGGCGCTGACGGCCAGAATCAATCAATTAACGGAAACCAGTCATCATCGAATGTCTGCAAGAAGTGCTCTGGAAAAAGAAATCACCGCCCTGAAGGTAGAGACAGCATCGCAGAATCAGATTGTGATTCATCAGCAGGAGACAGTCAAACAGATGAAAGCACATGTCGAAGAGCTTACTGCCTCTATTGACGCACTCAGGTCATCTGCTGAAGGGGTAGATGCAGATCTGAGTGATCAGGTTCTGTCTGAAGAGAAATTAAGGATGGAGGCAGAGCGATCAAAGCGTGAAAAAGAACACCTTGCGGCATTATTGAAAGAGCGGAAAGCAAAGCGGACCGCTGATCATTCTGAAATTGCCGGGCTGGAGTCCGAAATGAAAAGGGACCGGGGAAAATATGATCATCTGACACAGGCCTTTCAGAATGAAAAGGTTGCTTTGGAGCGCCTTGACGTCCAGCTTGACCATTTACTCGATGCCCTCCGGGAAGATTACGAAATGACGATTGACAGAGCAAGGGAAAACTATCGGCTTAAGATCGATCCTGAGGATGCCCGAAAGAAGGTTAAACTGATCAAACGGGCGATCGATGAACTTGGGACGATCAATGTTGGAGCCATTGAGGAATATGACCATGTACTTGAGCGTTATCAGTTCCTTACAAACCAGCGGAATGATCTCCTTAAAGCCCGTGAAACTCTGGAACATGTGATGACAGAGATGGATCGTGAAGTAGCCAGACGCTTTTCCGAAACCTTTACGAAAATCCGCAGCCAGTTTCAGATGGTTTTTCAGGAACTTTTTGGCGGCGGACGTGCAGATCTGAAATTGATCGACCCGAACGATCTACTTGAAAGCGGCATTGAAATATTTGCCGAGCCGCCGGGGAAAAAGCTCCAGCGGCTCTCCCTTCTCTCAGGTGGAGAACGGGCACTGACGGCGATTGCACTTCTTTTTGCTATTCTCAAGATTCGCCCGGTACCGTTCTGCGTTCTGGATGAGGTGGAAGCGGCACTGGATGATGCCAATGTGGACCGATATGCCGAATTTCTTAAGAACTTTAGTTCCGAAACGCAATTTATTGTGGTGACGCACCGGCACGGTACGATGGAGCATGCTGATGTCCTTTATGGGGTGACCATGCAGGAGTCGGGCATCTCGAAACTGGTGTCTGTAAGATTGGAAAAAACGGATGAATTACTCCAGACCGGCGGGTAA
- the rimM gene encoding ribosome maturation factor RimM (Essential for efficient processing of 16S rRNA): MTHWQYVGKIVNTRGIKGEVKVISVTDFPDERFATGALLYVHDEKTSTYHPLTVTGFTRRKTFDCLTFKDYDSINAVEKYKGCSLYVPREQLSELEEGSYYYYQIIGAQVMTDTGTRLGRIKEILSPGANDVWVVETEGKDLLIPYIKDVVKAVDTEKKQVTIHLIPGLIDHED; encoded by the coding sequence GTGACACATTGGCAATATGTCGGTAAAATTGTCAATACACGGGGCATAAAGGGGGAGGTTAAAGTGATCAGCGTTACTGATTTTCCGGATGAACGTTTTGCCACAGGTGCACTTTTATATGTGCATGATGAGAAAACCAGCACGTATCACCCCCTGACAGTGACCGGCTTTACCAGACGGAAGACGTTCGACTGTCTGACGTTTAAGGATTATGATTCAATTAATGCTGTAGAAAAATATAAAGGATGTTCCCTGTATGTGCCTCGTGAGCAGCTTTCTGAGCTGGAAGAGGGATCCTACTATTATTATCAGATCATCGGTGCACAGGTGATGACAGATACCGGAACGCGCCTTGGCAGGATAAAAGAAATATTATCACCAGGCGCAAATGACGTCTGGGTTGTGGAAACTGAAGGAAAAGATCTGCTGATCCCTTATATCAAAGATGTTGTCAAAGCCGTTGATACCGAAAAGAAACAGGTAACCATTCATTTAATACCGGGGCTGATCGATCATGAAGATTGA
- a CDS encoding EscU/YscU/HrcU family type III secretion system export apparatus switch protein has protein sequence MNDREPSKKKKAVALNYKTGQDQAPYVSAKADGKMAEQLIEKAKSLNIPIQEDPDLVSMLSRLDLNEMIPVELYEAVAEIFAYIRKIDEKKGGNAH, from the coding sequence ATGAACGACAGAGAACCTTCTAAAAAGAAAAAGGCTGTGGCTCTGAATTATAAAACAGGGCAGGACCAGGCGCCTTATGTTTCAGCAAAAGCTGATGGAAAAATGGCTGAGCAGTTAATTGAAAAGGCGAAGTCTTTAAATATTCCAATACAGGAAGATCCCGATCTTGTTTCTATGCTTTCCCGGCTTGATCTGAATGAAATGATACCTGTTGAACTTTATGAAGCTGTTGCTGAAATTTTCGCTTATATCCGGAAAATTGATGAAAAAAAAGGAGGAAATGCGCACTGA
- a CDS encoding ribonuclease HII, whose amino-acid sequence MQYMTVAQIKEKLQAVQTLSPEDYSALEHDSRAGVRHLIRIWERKQQRRKLLIEKFDEMNRYEQELWDQGFQHVAGIDEAGRGPLAGPVVAACVILGTDTVLPGLNDSKQLTPSKRDLLYRQIQQNALSVSVGMVSAREIDSVNIYQAARRSMVQAVKNMKIKPDYLLIDAMRLPLEIDQSSLIKGDARSNSIAAASIIAKVTRDRLMNELDQVYPGYGFSGNKGYGTKEHVEAIRKLGPCPEHRMTFAPLKS is encoded by the coding sequence ATGCAATACATGACCGTTGCTCAGATTAAAGAAAAACTGCAGGCTGTACAAACTCTGTCACCTGAAGATTATTCAGCATTGGAACATGATTCACGTGCCGGTGTCCGGCACCTGATCAGGATCTGGGAGCGAAAGCAGCAGCGCAGAAAATTGCTGATCGAAAAATTCGATGAAATGAACCGTTATGAACAGGAACTTTGGGATCAGGGCTTCCAACATGTTGCCGGCATCGATGAAGCCGGCAGAGGCCCGCTTGCAGGCCCGGTTGTTGCAGCCTGTGTGATACTCGGAACGGATACGGTTTTACCCGGACTTAATGATTCAAAACAACTGACTCCTTCGAAGCGTGACCTGTTGTACAGACAGATCCAGCAGAATGCTTTATCAGTCAGTGTCGGGATGGTTTCGGCCCGTGAAATTGACTCTGTGAATATATACCAGGCAGCAAGGCGATCCATGGTGCAGGCAGTAAAAAATATGAAGATCAAGCCGGATTATCTTCTGATCGATGCCATGCGCCTGCCACTCGAAATTGATCAGAGTTCGCTCATAAAGGGCGATGCACGGAGTAACTCAATTGCCGCCGCATCAATTATCGCAAAGGTCACCCGGGACAGGCTTATGAATGAGCTGGATCAGGTATATCCCGGTTATGGATTTTCAGGAAATAAAGGTTACGGGACAAAGGAGCATGTTGAGGCGATCAGGAAACTGGGTCCCTGTCCGGAGCATCGCATGACATTTGCTCCGCTGAAATCATAA